The following coding sequences lie in one Miscanthus floridulus cultivar M001 chromosome 9, ASM1932011v1, whole genome shotgun sequence genomic window:
- the LOC136483861 gene encoding chalcone synthase 3-like: protein MAGATVTVEDVRKAQRATGPATVLAIGTATPANCVNQADYPDYYFRITKSEHMTDLKEKFKRMCDKSQIRKRYMHLTEEYLAENPNMCAYMAPSLDARQDIVVVEVPKLGKAAAQKAIKEWGQPKSKITHLVFCTTSGVDMPGADYQLTKMLGLRPSVNRLMMYQQGCFAGGTVLRVAKDLAENNRGARVLVVCSEITAVTFRGPSESHLDSMVGQALFGDGAAAVIVGAEPDERVERPLFQLVSAAQTILPDSEGAIDGHLREVGLTFHLLKDVPGLISKNIERALEEAFKPLGITDWNSIFWVAHPGGPAILDQVEAKVGLDKERMRATRHVLSEYGNMSSACVLFILDEMRKRSAEDGQATTGEGFDWGVLFGFGPGLTVETVVLHSVPITTRAAITA, encoded by the exons ATGGCCGGCGCGACTGTGACCGTGGAGGATGTGAGGAAGGCCCAGCGCGCGACTGGTCCGGCCACCGTGCTGGCGATCGGGACGGCGACGCCCGCCAACTGCGTCAACCAGGCGGACTACCCGGACTACTACTTCCGGATCACCAAGAGCGAGCACATGACCGACCTCAAGGAGAAGTTCAAGAGGATGT GCGACAAGTCGCAGATCCGAAAGCGGTACATGCACCTGACGGAGGAGTACCTTGCGGAAAACCCCAACATGTGCGCGTACATGGCGCCGTCGCTGGACGCGCGCCAGGACATCGTGGTGGTGGAGGTCCCCAAGCTGGGCAAGGCCGCGGCGCAGAAGGCGATCAAGGAGTGGGGGCAGCCGAAATCCAAGATCACCCACCTCGTCTTCTGCACCACCTCCGGCGTCGACATGCCGGGCGCCGACTACCAGCTCACCAAGATGCTGGGCCTGCGGCCCTCGGTGAACCGCCTGATGATGTACCAGCAGGGGTGCTTCGCGGGCGGCACGGTGCTGCGCGTGGCCAAGGACCTCGCGGAGAACAACCGCGGGGCGCGGGTTCTAGTGGTGTGCTCCGAAATCACGGCCGTCACGTTCCGCGGGCCCAGCGAGTCCCACCTCGATTCCATGGTCGGGCAGGCGCTGTTcggcgacggcgcggcggcggTCATCGTGGGCGCTGAACCCGACGAGCGCGTGGAGCGGCCGCTCTTCCAGCTCGTGTCGGCGGCGCAGACCATCCTGCCGGACTCCGAGGGCGCCATCGACGGCCACCTCCGCGAGGTGGGGCTCACATTCCACCTGCTCAAGGACGTGCCCGGACTCATCTCCAAGAACATCGAGCGCGCGCTGGAGGAGGCGTTCAAGCCGCTGGGCATCACCGACTGGAACTCCATCTTCTGGGTGGCGCACCCCGGTGGCCCCGCCATCCTGGACCAGGTGGAGGCCAAGGTCGGCCTGGACAAGGAGCGGATGCGCGCGACGCGCCACGTGCTCTCCGAGTACGGCAACATGTCCAGCGCCTGCGTGCTCTTCATCCTCGACGAGATGCGCAAGCGCTCCGCCGAGGATGGGCAGGCCACCACGGGGGAGGGGTTCGACTGGGGCGTCCTCTTCGGCTTCGGCCCCGGGCTCACCGTCGAGACCGTCGTGCTCCACAGCGTCCCCATCACCACCAGAGCGGCCATCACCGCCTGA